Genomic segment of Paenibacillaceae bacterium GAS479:
CCGTTTCCAGCTTTATTATCGGCTGTATCGGCGGCGCATCTGTATCAGGTATGCTTGGCGACCGCTTTGGCCGCAAAAAAACGCTAATTGTCGCCGCGTTCATCTTCATGATCGGTACGCTTGGCACAGCTTTGGCCGGAAGCTTTGACATTTATATCGTGTCAAGAATTATTGGCGGCATCGCGATCGGCATAACGTCGGCGCTTGCACCGCTTTACAATGCAGAGATTGCACCGGCTAAGTATCGCGGCCGACTTGTAGCTCTGTACCAGCTTGCCATTGTAACTGGGATTTTCCTTACTTATTTCGTCAACCTCTGGATTATCGGCTTCGGCAACGATGCTTGGGATATATCCGATTCATGGAGGTGGATGTTCGGGGCAGGAGCAGTTCCTGGAATTATATTCCTTGTCCTGCTGTTCTTTGTTCCCGAAAGCCCGCGTTGGCTCGCTAAGAAAGATCGTGCAGCAGAGGCTCTGCCGATTCTGGTAAAAGTTCATGGTGAAGAGGCAGCTCGTCAAGAGGTGCTGGACATGAAAGAATCATTTAAAAGCGAGGGAACCGGGTCGTATAAAATGCTGTTCAAGCCCGGCTTGCGTTTGGCGCTGCTGGTCGGTGTTGGACTTTCGGCTCTGCAGCAGCTTAGCGGCATCAATGCAGTCATGTATTATGCTCCTGAAATCTTCAAGCAAACCGGTCTTGGAGCAGATGCTTCCCTCGTACAAACGATTCTGGTCGGAGCAGTCAACTTCGCCTTCACGATTCTCGCGCTTTGGCTGATCGACAAGGTTGGACGCAAGGTTTTGCTGCTCGTTGGCACATCTGTGATGACGGTGGCTTTAGGTATTATTGCGTATGCGTTCCAGACGGGCATGACTTCCGGTCCGATTATTTTAATCGCCATTCTGGTTTACGTCGCTGCTTTCGCCGTATCGCTTGGCGCTGTGTTATGGGTTGTCTTGTCGGAAATTTTCCCGAGCGAGATCCGCGGCAAAGCAGTAGCAATCGGTACGATGATTCACTGGTTATTCGATTATGCCGTATCGCAGTCTTTCCCACCGTTGCTGCAAACGACAGGACCGGCATTTGTGTTTGGAATGTTCGGCGTCATGACGGCTGTTGCGTTCTTGTTTACTCTGCGGCTTTTGCCCGAAACGAAAGGGCTGTCGCTTGAGCAGATCGACACGATGTGGACGGCCAAGCCTTCCGGTAAAGCTTGACAGCATTGAATTACCCCGCTAAGATTAAACTAATTTAATACGGATTCACACGGAGGAGCCTGCCAACAGCGGGCTCCTTTTGTCTTTTTTTGGATCTCAACGAAATCGTCATGGTTTCTCGATCAGCCCGAGCCCCAGATCAATGCGGCTGATTTGCGCGAATTACCCACTTGTCTGCGATTATTACCCTTTCAAAGGCGGGAAAAGCCGCAGGGACTCCTTTATTGGGTATAGAACTTATAGTTCTTTAATTAAGTTAAGATCGGATGGGAGATACTGGAACTATTGAATTATTTAAACTGTTGAGGAGGTTTGTCATTGCTTCACTTTTTCCTTTTACTGCCCTTTCTTCTCGCAGCGATGCTGCCCTTATTAAACAAGCTAACCAAAAAGCTGCATCCCGGCTGGCTGGCGATGGCCGCACCTGTTTTTATGCTCTTTTACTTTCTTTCTCGCATACCTGAAGTTTCAAACGGTCGCAGCTTAACCGCGTCTGCTCCTTGGATTCCGAGTCTCGGAGTCAATGTGGACTCCAATCTGGACGGGCTTGGCCTGCTTTTTTCGCTGCTGATCAGCGGCATAGGTGTGCTCGTTGTTTTCTATTCCATTTTTTATCTACATCCACGGAAAGAAGCAGTGACGCGATTTTACGTTTGCCTGCTCCTGTTCATGGGAGCGATGCTCGGCGTGGTGCTGTCCGATCATCTCATCGTGCTGTACGGCTTCTGGGAGCTGACTAGCATTACTTCTTTTTTACTGATTGCATTCTGGCATAAAAGGGAGGCCTCCCTGGCTGGAGCTCTGAAATCGCTGCTCATAACGAGCTTTGGCGGTTTGGCAATGCTGGCTGGCTTCCTGCTGCTTGGTCTGGCTGGCGGCAGCTTACGCGTGTCGGAGTTGATTGGCTCTTCAGCCGCGCTCGCAGAGAGTCCGCTACTTTTACCGTCTATGCTGCTTATCGCGCTGGGCGTGCTGACCAAATCGGCCCAATTCCCGTTTCACATCTGGTTGCCCGATGCGATGGAGGCGCCAACGCCAGTCAGCGCGTACCTTCACTCCGCGACGATGGTAAAGGCTGGTCTTTACTTGGCAGCAAGACTGATGCCGATTTTTGCCGGGCAAGCGCCTTGGTATATTTTGCTCACCGCAAGCGGCCTAATCACACTGCTGTACGGGGCGTTCCGAGCGATCAAACAGACCGACCTCAAGGCGCTGCTTGCCTATTCCACGATCAGCCAGCTCGGTCTCGTACTGACGCTGCTTGGACTGGGGTCGGTTTATCCGACTGGCTCTACTCATGAGTATGCCGTATATAGCACGGCAGCTGCAGCGGCGGCTCTATTCCATCTTGTTAATCATGCAGCCTTCAAAGGCGCTTTGTTCATGACGGCGGGCATCGTCGACCACGAAACAGGAACGCGTGACTTGCGGAAGCTGGGAGGTTTGCTGCGCTTCATGCCGTTCACCTTCACAGTAGCTCTTGCGGCCTCATTGTCGATGGCTGGCGTTCCGCCGTTCGGCGGCTTTATGAGCAAGGAGCTGTTTTTCGGCTCTGCGCTGGACGCCATGCGCTCGGGCAGCTGGGGTTCGGCTGCATTTCTCATTCCTGCTATCGCTTGGACAGCGAGTGCGTTTACCTTCGTGTATAGCACTATTTTTGTCTGGCGCACTTTCGGCGGCAGCAGAAGGGGAGAGCAGGCGGCGGCACCGCAGGCGGCAGTGAAAGAGGCACCGCATAATCGGCCGAATGATGTACCGCATGAAACGATACATGCGGCAATTCATGAGACTTCACAAGATGCACGATATGAAACTCTTCAAGAAACTCCGCATGCGGTGTCCATCGAAACCTCGCAAGACACTACGCATGCAGCGTCCAACGAGACCCCGCATGAAGCGCCGCTCGGCATGCTGCTCTCACCGATGCTGCTCGCTGTGGCAGCGCTCATCTTGGGCCTGTTCCCCGGCTCCATCGGCCCGAATGTGTTGCAGCCGGCGCTCGTCTCGCTGCAGCCTGGAGCAACGGAAGCATTCACTGAACTCTCGTTATGGCATGGCTGGACGCCAGAGCTGCTCATGACGCTGGGCGTGTTCATCGTAGGCGGGGCGTTATTCCTAATTGCTCCGCGAGTACCACTGCTGCATCGGCCGCTGCGCTTGCTGTTCAGTTGGAATGGTCTATTCAGCGGCGCTCTTCGGAACGCCGACCGCGCTTCGGAACGGCTGACCTCCCTGTACCTGACCGGCTCGATGAGACATTACGCCAGCTATGTGTTTCTGTTTTTGGTGTTTGCTGTTGCTGTCACGACCTTCGTGACAGGTGGGTTCCGTATCAGCTTCAACGGGATGGCGCCAGTCACCGCCTATGAAGGCATCGCGGTTGCATCGCTTATTGCGGCAGCTTTGGCCGTACCGTTTGCCCAATCCCGCATGATGGCGATTATTTTGACCGGAACCGTCGGCTACTTGGTCGTGCTGTTTTTTGTCCTCTTCCGGGCGCCTGACCTGGCGTTGACCCAGATGATCGTGGAGACGGTGTCGGTTACGCTGTTTCTGCTTTGCTTTTACCACTTGCCGGCGCTCAAGCGCGAAAAGATTGCCCCGCGCACAAAGCTGATCAACGGGTTAATCGCTGCGACTTCTGGAATTGTGATGACGGTAGTTGCGCTTGGCGCGTTCAGCGGCCGGGCATTTCCTTCCATTTCGGAATATTACCTGAAAAATAGCTATGAATTGGCCGGAGGCAAAAACGTCGTCAACGTCATCCTCGTGGACTTCCGCGGTTTTGATACGATGCTCGAAATCGTCGTACTCGGCATTGCTTCCTACGCCATCTATGGCGTCATTGGCTTGAAATGGCCGGAAGAGAAGGTTGCTGAAAGGAGCGGGCTGCGAGAGCGCGAGTTCCGTCTTATCTATGAGGATGCTCGTAGCAATGACGTTATTTTGCAAACTCTATCCAAGGTTATTCTGTTTCTAATTCTGACTTTCTCTTTTTATATCCTATTTGCTGGCCATAATGAACCGGGGGGCGGCTTCATCGGCGCATTGATGACATCATCCGCGCTTGTCCTGTTAAGCATTGCCTTTGGTGCAAAAACGGTTCGTACAGCGCTGCCGCTCAACTTTCGCATCGTCACCGCCTGCGGCATCGCCGTCGCACTGCTTACTGGCATCGGATCGTTTGCTTTCAACATGCCGTTCCTCAGCCATGCATTCGGTTATGCGTATTTGCCCATTTTCGGCAAAAACGAACTCGCAACCGCCGTCCTGTTCGATCTGGGCGTATATCTGACGGTTGTTGGAATTACGATGACAATTATTTTGGCCATCGGGAGGGACAAGTAAATGGAGCTTCTGCTCGCACTGGCCATCGGCATCTTGTTTGCCGTAGGCGTTTATATGATTCTTGCGCGCAGCTTGCTGCGCGTCATTCTCGGACTATCGCTGCTCACGCACAGCGTTCATTTGTTGTTGCTGACGATGTCGGGCCTTAAGGCGGGGGCGCCGCCGCTGCTCGGAGAAAAGGCTGACAGTTACGTCGATCCGTTGCCGCAGGCGCTCATTCTCACATCGATCGTCATCAGCTTCGGCGTTACTTCACTTTATTTTGTATTAGCCTACAAGTCCTATCAAAAGCTTGGCACCGACGACACAGAGCAGATGAGGAGAGAAGCGGATGAATAATCTTGTGGTACTGCCCCTTCTGCTACCCCTCTGCACGGCTGTGCTGCTGCTGTTTTTCAAAGAGCGGGTGCAACTGCAGCGGATCATTAGCGCTGCCGGGCAAAGCGCAACAGCAATTGCTTGTGTGCTCTTGCTCGTCCAAACCGGATCAAGCGGCATACAGCTGCTAGCGATGGGCGGCTGGGCTGCTCCTTACGGCATCGTTTTTACAGCGGACTTTTTCGCGGCACTGCTCGTTACAGCGGCCACGATTACGGCGGGCTTTTGCCTCGCTTTTTCGTTCGGTACAGTAGGAGTTGAGAGGGAAAAATTCTACTTTTATCCCTTCTTTCAGTTTTTGATGGCTGGAGTAAACGGCTCCTTTCTGACCGGAGATTTGTTCAATCTATTCGTTTGTTTTGAGGTTCTGCTCATTTCCTCCTATGCGCTGCTTGTGCTCGGCGGCACTAAAAGGCAGCTGCGAGCGACTTTGAGTTATATGCTCATTAATATTTTGTCGTCCACACTATTTGTAGCAGCAGTTGCTTATTTGTACGGTGTCACAGGTACGCTCAACATGGCGCATCTTTCAGTGCGCATAGCCGAAGCAGGGCAGGGGGGCATTTTGAATGTCATCGCCGTTTTGTTCCTTATCGTATTCTCTCTAAAAGCAGGCCTGTTCCTTTTCTTCTGGCTGCCTGGCGCCTATCAGGCTCCGCCGCCTGCCGTCTCAGCCCTTTTCGCAGCTCTGCTGACCAAGGTCGGCATTTATGCACTTGTTCGCACGTTCACGCTGTTGTTCCCAGGTGATCCCGGTGTGACGCATGTCTGGATCGCATGGATGGCTGGTGCGACGATGATTTTAGGAGC
This window contains:
- a CDS encoding MFS transporter, SP family, arabinose:H+ symporter, with the translated sequence MASVVVPDSTRTAENNGTQGSGSKPNMVYVTLVSLIAALGGLLFGFDTAVVSGALGFLTERFTLTGFQQGWAVSSFIIGCIGGASVSGMLGDRFGRKKTLIVAAFIFMIGTLGTALAGSFDIYIVSRIIGGIAIGITSALAPLYNAEIAPAKYRGRLVALYQLAIVTGIFLTYFVNLWIIGFGNDAWDISDSWRWMFGAGAVPGIIFLVLLFFVPESPRWLAKKDRAAEALPILVKVHGEEAARQEVLDMKESFKSEGTGSYKMLFKPGLRLALLVGVGLSALQQLSGINAVMYYAPEIFKQTGLGADASLVQTILVGAVNFAFTILALWLIDKVGRKVLLLVGTSVMTVALGIIAYAFQTGMTSGPIILIAILVYVAAFAVSLGAVLWVVLSEIFPSEIRGKAVAIGTMIHWLFDYAVSQSFPPLLQTTGPAFVFGMFGVMTAVAFLFTLRLLPETKGLSLEQIDTMWTAKPSGKA
- a CDS encoding monovalent cation:proton antiporter codes for the protein MLHFFLLLPFLLAAMLPLLNKLTKKLHPGWLAMAAPVFMLFYFLSRIPEVSNGRSLTASAPWIPSLGVNVDSNLDGLGLLFSLLISGIGVLVVFYSIFYLHPRKEAVTRFYVCLLLFMGAMLGVVLSDHLIVLYGFWELTSITSFLLIAFWHKREASLAGALKSLLITSFGGLAMLAGFLLLGLAGGSLRVSELIGSSAALAESPLLLPSMLLIALGVLTKSAQFPFHIWLPDAMEAPTPVSAYLHSATMVKAGLYLAARLMPIFAGQAPWYILLTASGLITLLYGAFRAIKQTDLKALLAYSTISQLGLVLTLLGLGSVYPTGSTHEYAVYSTAAAAAALFHLVNHAAFKGALFMTAGIVDHETGTRDLRKLGGLLRFMPFTFTVALAASLSMAGVPPFGGFMSKELFFGSALDAMRSGSWGSAAFLIPAIAWTASAFTFVYSTIFVWRTFGGSRRGEQAAAPQAAVKEAPHNRPNDVPHETIHAAIHETSQDARYETLQETPHAVSIETSQDTTHAASNETPHEAPLGMLLSPMLLAVAALILGLFPGSIGPNVLQPALVSLQPGATEAFTELSLWHGWTPELLMTLGVFIVGGALFLIAPRVPLLHRPLRLLFSWNGLFSGALRNADRASERLTSLYLTGSMRHYASYVFLFLVFAVAVTTFVTGGFRISFNGMAPVTAYEGIAVASLIAAALAVPFAQSRMMAIILTGTVGYLVVLFFVLFRAPDLALTQMIVETVSVTLFLLCFYHLPALKREKIAPRTKLINGLIAATSGIVMTVVALGAFSGRAFPSISEYYLKNSYELAGGKNVVNVILVDFRGFDTMLEIVVLGIASYAIYGVIGLKWPEEKVAERSGLREREFRLIYEDARSNDVILQTLSKVILFLILTFSFYILFAGHNEPGGGFIGALMTSSALVLLSIAFGAKTVRTALPLNFRIVTACGIAVALLTGIGSFAFNMPFLSHAFGYAYLPIFGKNELATAVLFDLGVYLTVVGITMTIILAIGRDK
- a CDS encoding multisubunit sodium/proton antiporter, MrpC subunit, which produces MELLLALAIGILFAVGVYMILARSLLRVILGLSLLTHSVHLLLLTMSGLKAGAPPLLGEKADSYVDPLPQALILTSIVISFGVTSLYFVLAYKSYQKLGTDDTEQMRREADE
- a CDS encoding multisubunit sodium/proton antiporter, MrpD subunit, with translation MNNLVVLPLLLPLCTAVLLLFFKERVQLQRIISAAGQSATAIACVLLLVQTGSSGIQLLAMGGWAAPYGIVFTADFFAALLVTAATITAGFCLAFSFGTVGVEREKFYFYPFFQFLMAGVNGSFLTGDLFNLFVCFEVLLISSYALLVLGGTKRQLRATLSYMLINILSSTLFVAAVAYLYGVTGTLNMAHLSVRIAEAGQGGILNVIAVLFLIVFSLKAGLFLFFWLPGAYQAPPPAVSALFAALLTKVGIYALVRTFTLLFPGDPGVTHVWIAWMAGATMILGAVGALASKDVMRILNFNIVISVGFVAFGLAVANEASLQGVVFYLLHDMAAKALLFLLGGMMIREAGAHQLNAMGGLISRAPWLGWMFLVAALAAAGIPPLSGFGGKLLLLQGGLQAQSYVLTAISLFSSLIVLYTLVRLFIKAFWGEQRIGPATAVETGAVTDVSVGANGAAVAVADGSVQSIGAAKADATAKKAARRDAATAVHAVAVATAGKTPHGPANGPRSTSRGHLVLAGVLCLIVVLMGVGSEWMAKAAKEAAHTLVDPSVYIEAVLKE